A genomic stretch from Leptodactylus fuscus isolate aLepFus1 chromosome 10, aLepFus1.hap2, whole genome shotgun sequence includes:
- the PYROXD2 gene encoding pyridine nucleotide-disulfide oxidoreductase domain-containing protein 2, with amino-acid sequence MPTRSLQCMKQIQRLSLRTYSKTSGELKLKYDAVIVGGGHNGLVAAAYLQKSGVNCVVLERRQVIGGAAVTEEIIPGFKFSRASYLLSLLRPQIYKDLELKRHGLKIYFRDPHSFTPLLEDVSGRPPRSLLLGADMAENQRQIAQFSEKDAKAYPKYEEFMNRLVDAIDPLLDVPPADAAAIVQGSLMRRLKSLKTLRPLVKAGITLGSQFPKYYEVLTAPISKILDEWFESEPLKCTLATDAVIGAMCSPSTPGSGYVLLHHVMGELEGKKGSWGYVEGGMGMVSNAIAKSAKESGAEIYTEKTVEQILVDADGKAIGVVLQDGTEIHSRLVLSNATPHHTFLRMTPKERLPEDFIRKISQFDAKSPVTKINVAVDRLPNFLSRPNTPDGKPLPHHRCSIHLNSENMQLLNEAHEDASKGRPSERPMIELCIPSSLDPTLAPPGCHVISIFSQYTPYTLSQGRTWNEEERNKYADNVFDWIEKYAPGFKASVIGRDVLTPPDLERIFGLSGGNIFHGSMSLDQLYFARPIPGFANYRTPIESLYLCGSGAHPGGGVMGASGRNAALVALQDLKLSA; translated from the exons GCAGCCTATCTGCAGAAATCTGGGGTGAACTGTGTGGTGCTTGAGAGGCGCCAGGTGATTGGGGGAGCAGCAGTTACGGAGGAGATTATTCCAG GTTTTAAGTTCTCCAGAGCGTCTTATCTGCTCAGTCTGCTGAGACCTCAGATCTACAAAGACCTGGAGCTAAAG AGACACGGATTGAAAATTTATTTTCGAGACCCCCATTCCTTCACCCCATTATTGGAAGATGTGAGCGGCCGTCCCCCGAGGTCTCTTCTTCTTGGGGCAGATATGGCAGAAAACCAAAGGCAGATTGCTCAGTTTTCTGAAAAAGATGCAAAG GCCTATCCCAAATATGAGGAGTTCATGAACCGCCTGGTGGACGCTATAGACCCTCTCCTGGATGTGCCCCCTGCGGACGCGGCGGCCATAGTTCAGGGGTCTCTGATGCGAAGACTGAAGTCCCTAAAGACACTCCGCCCATTAGTAAAAGCAG GAATTACATTGGGGAGTCAATTTCCTAAATATTACGAAGTCCTCACCGCTCCAATATCCAAG ATTTTGGATGAATGGTTTGAGTCTGAACCCTTGAAGTGCACCCTGGCCACGGACGCAGTAATAGGGGCAATGTGCTCTCCGTCCACCCCGGGCAGTGG GTATGTTTTGCTTCACCACGTCATGGGCGAGCTGGAAGGGAAGAAGGGATCCTGGGGCTACGTAGAAGGAGGAATGGGCATGGTTTCCAACGCAATCGCCAAATCTGCGAAGGAATCGGGGGCTGAGATATACACGGAAAAG ACGGTGGAGCAGATCCTGGTGGATGCGGATGGGAAGGCTATTGGTGTAGTCCTGCAGGATGGCACAGAGATACACAGCAGGCTGGTCCTGTCCAATGCTACACCGCACCATACATTTCTAAGGATGACCCCGAAG GAGCGATTGCCAGAAGATTTTATAAGAAAGATTTCACAGTTTGATGCCAAGTCCCCAGTTACCAAAATAAATG TGGCTGTAGATCGGTTACCAAACTTCTTGTCCAGACCGAACACACCGGATGGCAAACCCCTGCCCCACCACCGCTGCTCCATCCACCTGAACAGCGAGAACATGCAACTGCTCAATGAAGCCCATGAGGATGCCAGTAAGGGGCGGCCATCGGAAAG GCCAATGATCGAGCTCTGCATTCCCTCTTCGCTGGACCCGACCCTCGCTCCTCCAGGATGCCATGTGATCTCCATCTTCTCACAGTATACACCATATACCCTGAGCCAGGGGCGGACGTGGAACGAGGAGGAAAGGAATAAATATGCAGATAACG tcttcGACTGGATAGAAAAATACGCTCCCGGCTTCAAGGCCTCGGTGATAGGCAGAGACGTTCTCACGCCGCCGGATCTGGAAAGGATATTCGGCCTCTCTGGAGGA AACATTTTCCACGGCAGCATGTCCCTGGATCAGTTGTATTTCGCACGCCCAATACCAGGATTTGCAAATTACAGGACACCAATAGAAAGCCTGTATCTGTGTGGCAGCGGCGCACATCCAG GAGGAGGTGTTATGGGAGCATCAGGAAGAAATGCAGCTTTGGTAGCTTTACAAGACCTCAAGCTTTCGGCTTAA